The Raphanus sativus cultivar WK10039 unplaced genomic scaffold, ASM80110v3 Scaffold0841, whole genome shotgun sequence nucleotide sequence atatggcaatatcttcatgattcttatcaaaccaggatgaaccacgatctaagaagctttatttggaaccactaatcagtggagaataaccaggaagttgaataaatctcataagtgttgtgagtaagaagatatcccaccttctatccagatgattccagattagcctgttcggacatatgcaatatcttcatgattcttatcaaaccaggatgaaccacgatctaagaagctttatttggaaccactaatcagtggagaataaccaggaagttgaataaatctcataggagttgtgagtaagaagatatcccaccttctatccagatgattccagattagcctgttcggacatatggcaattcttcatgattcttatcaaaccaggatgaaccacgatctaagaagctttatttggaaccactaatcagtggagaataaccaggaagttgaataaatctcataggtgttgtgagtaagaagatatcccaccttctatccagatgattccagattagcctgttcggacatatgcaattatcttcatgattcttatcaaaccaggatgaaccaatatctaagaagctttatttggaaccactaatcagtggagaataaccaggaagttgaataaatctcataggagttgtgagtaagaagatatcccactttctatccagatgattccagattagcctgttcggacatatgcaatatcttcatgattcttatcaaaccaggatgaaccacgatctaagaagctttatttggaaccactaatcagtggagaataaccaggaagttgaataaatctcataggagttgtgagtaagaagatatccactttctatccagatgattccagattagcctgttcggacatatggcaatatcttcatgattcttatcaaaccaggatgaaccacgatctaagaagctttattggaaccactaatcagtggagaataaccaggaagttgaataaatctcataagtgttgtgagtaagaagatatcccactttctatccagatgattccagattagcctgttcggacatatggcaatatcttcatgattcttatcaaaccaggatgaaccacgatctaagaagctttatttggaaccactaatcagtggagaataaccaggaagttgaataaatctcataagtgttgtgagtaagaagatatcccaccttctatccagatgattccagattagcctgttcggacatatggcaatatcttcatgattcttatcaaaccaggatgaaccacgatctaagaagctttattttggaaccactaatcagtggagaataaccaggaagttgaataaatctcataagtgttgtgagcaaaggAAGATCAGGAAGAGGaaaagagaaggaaaagaagataggaaaaaaaagatatcccactttctatccagatgattccagattagcctgttcggacatatgccattatcttcatgattcttatcaaacaggatgaaccacgatctaagaagctttatttggaaccactaatcagtggagaataaccaggaagttgaataaatctcataggagttgtgagtaagaagatatcccactttctatccagatgattccagattagcctgttcggacatatggcaatatcttcatgattcttatcaaaccaggatgaaccacgatctaagaagctttatttggaaccactaatcagtggagaataaccaggaagttgaataaatctcataagtgttgtgagtaagaagatatcccacttctatccagatgattccagattagcctgttcggacataccattatcttcatgattcttatcaaaccaggatgaaccaatatctaagaagctttattgggaaccactaatcagtggagaataaccaggaagttgaataaatctcataggagttgtgagtaagaagatatcccactttctatccagatgattccagattagcctgttcggccatatggcattatcttcttgattcttatccaaccaggatgaaccacgatctaagaagctttatttggaaccactaatcagtggagaataaccaggaagttgaataaatctcataagagttgtgagcaagaagatatcccactttctatccagatgattccagattagcctgttcggacatatggcaatgtctttatgattcttatcaaaccaggatgaaccacgatctaagaagctttatttggaaccactaatcagtggagaataaccaggaagttgaataaatctcataagttttgtgagcaagaagatatcccaccttctatccagatgattccagattagcctgttcggacatatggcaatatcttcatgattcttatcaaaccaggatgaacccaatatgtaagaagcttgattgggaaccactaatcagtggagaataaccaggaagttgaataaatctcataggagttgtgagtaagaagatatcacactttctatccagatgattcagattagcctgttcggacatatggcaatatcttcatgattcttatcaagccaggatgaaccacgatctaagaagctttaattggaaccactaatcagtggaaaataaccaggaagttgaataaatctcataagtgttgtgagcaagaagatatcccaccttctatccaaagGGACATCATCTCCTATACCCACCCAGCTATATCTCTAATCTCCGTAAgacatgaaaacaaaacaaaaatgaaaagttaaataaaaagcCGAAAATTACATTTAACCCTAGAAAATTTGAAGTATTTACCGGTTGTACCTACCTTAACCGAAGGAATAACCGAATTGAGTTGGACCACGAACCAATCCCTAATTTCGATCCGAAATTAAAACCTAACCGTCCAAAAACCGAATTGTACCAATTTCCTTTCTCCATTTCCCAAACCATCCCCCCGATTCTCCCCCATTTTCCCTTTTCTTCCATTTTCCCTTCGGCGACACAACCGAGGGAGACCACCAGCGACGGCCAATCCCACCAAAGAGGAGACCAGCGACGGCCAATCCCACCGATAGCGACACAACTGAAAGTATGTCTTACTCGTCGGTTCTGTTTCTCCATCGATCAAGTTTACCTCGGATGGAGAAAACGTCATCTTTGTTTAAGGTTGCTTATGGTTTTTTAGATGGCAATCCCATGGCAACACCACCAAATGGTTAATTAAGTAGCTTAGGGTTTTTTAGATTCGGTCCATCGATGGAGTGACGGCTTTGCTTAGCGTATTTGATTGATTGAGTTCATGAATTAGCTCTGTTGATCGAGTTCATGATGCTAGTTTTGGTTATATCGAGTTCATGATGCTTGATTGAGAATTTTATGCTAGCTCAGTCAATGGAGTTCATGATGCTTGATTGAGTTCATTTGGTAGTTTTCGGTTATAGCAAATGgtcaaataaaactgaaaattgagAATTTTATGCTAGCTCAGTCGATGGAGTTCATGATGCTTGATTGAGTTCATTTGCTAGTTCTCGGTTATAGCAAATGgtcaaataaaactgaaaattgagAATTTTATGGTAGCTCAGTCGATGGAGTTCATGATGCTTGATTGAGTTCATTTGCTAGTTTTCGGTTATAGCAAATGGTcaaattaaactgaaaattgAGAATTTTATGGTAGCTCATTCGATGGAGTTCATGATGCTTGATTGAGTTCATTTGCTAGTTTTCTTTTATAGCAAATGGTCGAATTAAACTGAAAATGATATAGATTTGGTCTGTGACTTTAGCAAGTTCCTTGACATGCAAAATGATTTGTCTAACTTTGTCTAGCTtttgtttcttgattgatttggtCCGTGATTTGTCTAACTTAGTTGATTTGTCTaacttttgtttcttgtttgcaGATGGCGCAACCGCAAGAACTTCATTTCTTCCAACCTTTGCTTCCTGGATTCCAGACTTACTTGGTAAACACACTTTCTCTATTGCCTTTTCTTGATTGCAAGAACCTGATTTCTTCCTTGTTTGTGTAACTTACCTCAAATCTTGATTGCAGACAATACCCATTGTATTTTTCTCCAAGCACATCCAAGGGAAGACGAATGGGAACACATGGACACTAACATCCGACGCTACGGATCAAACATGGCAAGTGATACAAGAAGAGAGGCGACTCACCCGAGGTTGGAAGGAGTTCGCTGAGGCACATGACCTTCGAATAGGAGACATTGTCATCTTCAAACTCGAAGGTTCCATGGTCTTTCACGTCACTCCCTTTGGTCCGAGCTGCTGTGACATCCAGTACACATCTATGTTGGTTGTGACTTGATCTTAAGAGCACAATGTCTTGTGCTTTGAACTTATTTTGTGTGTCTTTTATATGTTTGCTTTTGGTACTTTGAActtgttattttgatttgatGGTACTTTGAACTTGTTATTTTGGTTTGATGTTGCAAACTTTTAGTTAATCATTTTCATGTCAATTAGTTTCGACTTTAGCAAGTTCGTATATAGAGTTTcgaattttaattaatcaatttcACGTCCTGAATCATGATATAGATTTGGTCTGTGACTTTTAGTTAATCATTTTCGACTTTTAGTTAatcattttcttgattttggtTTGATGTTGCAAACTTGTTATTTTCGTATAATGTCACAAGACACACGCATAGAGAAGTAAACCACAAAACACATAAACATTAGATAGATAGTTTAAGTCATAAGACACACACATAGAGAAAGAAAGTAGCAACATAGATCAAAGTACCATCATACGACgtagaacaacaacaacaacatcccCAAGAACAACTTAGAACAACAACAACTTAGAGCAACAAGATGGGATCATGGACGGTGAAGTTGGTAAAGCTGAGACTTGAGGCGATCAATCTCCTCAGCCATCTCTTCGACACGGTGTACTAACTTTGTAACTTCGTCCTGAATCGCGAACACCCACGGCGTACGAAAGTGGAGACCATTATTCTGCACAAGTTTTATCACAAGTTATACAAGTTTCTCAGGTTTTCCAGTTTAACAAGTTTTACAAGTTTTAccagttttccagttttccagttttccagttttccagttttccagttttccagttttccagtttttccagttttccagttttcctAGTTTTCCTAGTTTTCCTAGTTATACAAGCTTTACCAGTTTTGCACGACATGAAAATTACCTCAAAGTTTTTGCAGGTGAAGTACCTCCTTCCAGGTTGCGTATCAAAATCATTGGGAAACTTGTTACAGGGAGATACCTCAGGAATGATACCTCCACCACACGGGCACTTGGTCGGGACGCCGTACTCCGCATCAGCCACGAAACCAAGCATGTCGTTGTGTCTCTTCAAGGCCTTCATGTGACTGTACTCCTCTTCGGGATGAGTCATGCTTCAGTTCTTACTGTCAGAGAGAAATGGGAGAAACCGaaagagatcgagagagaggaATGAGGGATGGAGTGGGggagtggagagagagagatggatcgATGGGATCAATAAAGAGATGGAGTGGAGACAGAGAGATGGGACGTGACATagagaaaaataatgaaaatagttaaaataattaaaataattattttcccTCATATGTTTTGGCGCCAATGTAATTTCATTTCCCTCCCCGAAATTTGTTCTTAGTTTTACATAAGATACTAGTTTTACGAGATTTGCTCATAGTTGTACTTTCTGTGGTTTATAATTTATTCAGTGTTACCAATGCTTTCAGTTTGGTTTTCTTGTTTTACTTTCGATTTTAGTACTTGAACATGATATTTATCTTGTTTACTGCACAAATATTTGGGAAACAAACATTATCTGATAATCTCTTTTGTGACATGTTCTTCATTCACAAAGTGTGAGTGAAACTATAAGGCTTATTATGGAGATAGTAAgagttttcataatttttgaaaaacgttttgaaaaaaatatgtttaattgaaTTATTAGTTAGACTAGAGTAATCATAATAGTAAAtgtcataataataataatgtcacACTCGAAACACAATGCAGTTTTACAAAGAAGATAAAATAGTTTTCCAGAGTTTtccaaaaacatacaaataacCATTTCCAAATAACAGCCAATTGAAACCAATCGTGGTTAGGCCGTGTTCTGCTCTGAAGTGCTTGAACCATTTCCAAATAACAGCCAATTGAAACCAAAATTTTGCCTAGGCCGCTTTTTGTTTTGTGTCCTCCTACGGCGTTCTCCACCAGATGGAAGTCTATTAACTCTTTTCCTTCCCTTACGCTTGATAGGATCCGGAGGTATGATCTTCAGCTCCCTGATGTGATCCGGGACTTCCCATACAGACATGTCTGGCACAGCATAAATTGTCCTCCAATACGCCAATGACCACAGTTCCGTCCAATAGTATTTTGAGCACAACTCATGATATACTATGTTGATATCACGGCTCCTACCACCCCCACTATCCACCTGATTAGTGTAATAGATGTAAGCAGCCAGTCCGTGCAGACAAGGAATCTTTTCATAATCCCACACCTTGCAAGTACAAGTTTTGGCAATCAAGTTCGTCAAAAACATCTTCCCATTACTATCCTTTACCTCGTACTCTAGCTCATAACTATTAAGCTCCCGCACAGGTAGCGTTCGCGCAAGAACCCATAGATCGTGCAAGTAGTTCTCAACCAGAGGCACTAGCTTGGTACCCAATGATTGTGAAACAGCATCCTTCCGACGTTGATTAAACCAATCAGAGAATGTCCTAATGATACAATCCAGCATTGGTATCAAGGCCCACCTCCTTGCCTCTCTAAACACTTTGTTCATTGATTCCACGCTGTTGCTTGTGTCCAAGTTGTACCTGTCACGGGGGAAAAAAACCCTTGCCcatttgtctttttcagttttctCCTCCACATACGTGTAAGCTGAAGGGAACCTTAGCTTAAATTTTTCGTAAGCAGCATTGAAATCAGCCATTGTATACATCTTTCCCAGCTCCATGAATCTATGCCCGACTACATCTTTGTTGACGTTAGAAGCATGCCCTTTAACATTTTCCTTCAAATGCCATAAACAATGACCATGGTGAGCCTGAGGGTACACGTTTGCTATGGCAAATATCAGACTTGCATTTCTATCACTCATGAAAACCAGTTCAGAAGAGTCTGGTATAACGCTTCTAAGCATCTCAAAAAACCAGGTCCAACTAGCATGATTCTCTCCATCAAGTACAGCAAACGCAAGTGGATAGCAATGACGGTTAGGATCTTGAGCTTTGGCAAAAATTAGAACACCCCCATATCCGTTCTTCAGCCATGTTGCATCGACAACAATCACTTTTCTCATAACTGCAAACCCTTCAATGCAAGCTCCCAACGCTATGA carries:
- the LOC130503166 gene encoding B3 domain-containing protein REM7-like, translating into MAQPQELHFFQPLLPGFQTYLTIPIVFFSKHIQGKTNGNTWTLTSDATDQTWQVIQEERRLTRGWKEFAEAHDLRIGDIVIFKLEGSMVFHVTPFGPSCCDIQYTSMLVVT